In one window of Musa acuminata AAA Group cultivar baxijiao chromosome BXJ3-2, Cavendish_Baxijiao_AAA, whole genome shotgun sequence DNA:
- the LOC135630762 gene encoding exocyst complex component EXO70I-like has translation MEDATNAIHDDGVSADTMIDKLHASRSGLDSVLRSSSELDVAISGFDGRLSVRLAAISAIYDAVAPLHSQAVAAQALRTRIDRAVSPALALLRGFSLVRSLQRRLLRLSPSAADPRRLVAYVDCVDSLHDAVAGVAAECEPAVHRLQEAVEFLSRTKATDRLRLHRLSEALAALQALYEDEVDAMRYEGLLDEALLLLQHECESLLLQLKHHAFGESDGLDLIPEATDGSDLPRLGSSLQIEALRRIAQTLAANDCLDITIDIFVTVRYRRAAQALMRLKPEYLRTSAPEDMDAMEWEDVEAAITLWIRHLELAVRMLFAAEKRLCHDVLGGLMGGAVWPECLAKIADRIMAVFFCFGEGVARSSKQPQKLFKLLDMFDALDGMWPDLAAVFDGEAGGQVRARFRELQKLVVHAAATAFWEFGLRIEGLQDGAPPPADGSVPKVVRYAVHYLKCLATAAYAGPMGRVLRTERTWRPELPSRPPEADGDDEGLLGDAVRGILEALQRNVEAQRSRYGKKDRVLPHVMATNAYWYMYMRTRGTEVAKLVGEDTMKARYKTAAEQAAFAYQEAAWGPLVRLLERNEAAGTARATTEEFMRGFDDNLRKHKSLYCIRDADLREQIGEAVAKTVVPSYTAFLHANAGATDGRAFPPPDSIRELILQLFDAGGEERRREAEGERSSKGERVSHRRRAEGPWSSEAPSRRKSQQNK, from the exons ATGGAGGACGCCACGAACGCGATCCACGACGACGGCGTCAGCGCCGACACCATGATCGACAAGCTCCACGCCTCGCGCTCCGGCCTCGACTCGGTCCTCCGCTCCTCCTCCGAGCTTGACGTGGCCATCTCCGGCTTCGACGGTCGCCTCTCAGTCCGACTCGCCGCCATCTCCGCCATCTATGACGCGGTGGCGCCACTTCACTCCCAAGCCGTCGCAGCCCAGGCCCTCCGCACCCGAATCGACCGCGCCGTCTCCCCCGCCCTCGCCCTTCTCCGCGGCTTCTCTCTCGTCCGGTCCCTCCAGCGCCGGCTCCTCCGGCTCTCCCCCTCCGCGGCCGACCCCCGCCGCCTCGTCGCCTACGTCGATTGCGTCGACAGCCTCCACGACGCGGTCGCAGGCGTCGCCGCTGAGTGCGAGCCAGCGGTGCACCGCCTTCAGGAGGCGGTCGAGTTCCTGAGCCGGACCAAGGCCACGGACCGCCTCCGCCTCCACCGCCTCAGTGAGGCCCTCGCCGCCCTCCAGGCCCTCTACGAGGACGAGGTCGACGCTATGCGGTACGAAGGCCTCTTGGACGAAGCCCTTCTCCTGCTGCAGCACGAGTGCGAGTCTCTCCTTCTCCAGCTCAAGCATCACGCCTTTGGCGAATCTGATGGCCTTGATCTGATCCCGGAAGCGACCGACGGCTCTGATCTCCCCCGTCTCGGCTCGTCTCTCCAGATTGAGGCCCTCCGGCGGATCGCCCAAACGCTCGCCGCCAACGATTGCCTCGACATCACGATCGATATCTTCGTTACG GTGAGGTACCGAAGGGCGGCGCAGGCGCTGATGAGGTTGAAACCAGAGTACCTGAGGACGTCCGCGCCGGAGGACATGGACGCGATGGAGTGGGAGGATGTGGAAGCGGCGATCACGCTCTGGATCCGGCACCTCGAGTTGGCGGTGCGGATGCTGTTCGCCGCGGAGAAGCGGCTCTGCCACGACGTGCTAGGCGGATTGATGGGCGGCGCTGTGTGGCCTGAATGCCTCGCAAAGATCGCCGACCGGATTATGGCCGTCTTCTTCTGCTTCGGTGAGGGCGTCGCCCGGAGCTCGAAGCAGCCGCAGAAGCTGTTCAAGCTCCTCGACATGTTCGACGCGTTGGACGGGATGTGGCCCGATCTGGCGGCCGTCTTCGACGGCGAGGCGGGCGGCCAAGTCCGAGCGCGGTTCCGCGAGCTCCAGAAGCTCGTCGTCCACGCGGCGGCGACGGCATTCTGGGAATTTGGCCTCCGGATTGAGGGACTGCAGGACGGCGCACCGCCGCCGGCGGATGGGTCAGTGCCGAAGGTCGTCCGATACGCCGTCCATTACCTCAAATGTCTCGCGACGGCCGCGTACGCCGGACCGATGGGTCGAGTGCTACGAACAGAGCGCACCTGGAGACCGGAGCTGCCTTCGCGACCTCCTGAGGCGGACGGCGACGATGAGGGGCTCCTCGGTGACGCAGTGCGCGGTATTCTGGAGGCGTTGCAGCGGAACGTAGAGGCGCAGCGGTCGAGGTACGGGAAGAAGGACCGAGTACTGCCCCACGTGATGGCCACCAACGCGTACTGGTACATGTACATGAGGACGAGGGGGACGGAGGTGGCGAAGCTGGTGGGGGAGGACACGATGAAAGCGAGGTACAAGACCGCGGCGGAGCAGGCGGCGTTCGCGTACCAGGAGGCAGCATGGGGGCCTCTGGTGAGGCTGCTGGAGAGGAACGAGGCGGCGGGGACGGCGAGAGCGACGACGGAGGAATTCATGAGGGGATTCGACGACAATCTGAGGAAGCACAAGAGCCTCTACTGCATTCGGGACGCCGACCTGAGGGAGCAGATAGGGGAGGCGGTGGCGAAGACGGTGGTGCCGTCGTACACGGCATTCCTTCACGCCAACGCCGGGGCGACGGACGGGAGGGCGTTCCCACCACCTGACTCGATAAGGGAACTGATACTGCAGCTGTTCGATGCCGGAGGGGAGGAAAGGAGGAGGGAGGCGGAGGGGGAGAGGAGCTCCAAGGGAGAGCGAGTGAGCCATCGGAGGCGGGCAGAGGGACCGTGGAGTTCGGAGGCTCCTTCGCGTCGCAAGTCGCAACAGAACAAGTGA